One window of the Rissa tridactyla isolate bRisTri1 chromosome 9, bRisTri1.patW.cur.20221130, whole genome shotgun sequence genome contains the following:
- the NSDHL gene encoding sterol-4-alpha-carboxylate 3-dehydrogenase, decarboxylating isoform X2: MATRLRSALLPALQGVSVAFHCASPAPSSDNRELFYKVNFMGTKAVIEACKEAGVQKLVLTSSASVVFEGTDIKNGSEDLPYAKKPIDYYTETKILQEKEVLSANDPGNNFFTTAIRPHGIFGPRDPQLVPILIQAAKSGKMKFVIGDGKNLVDFTYVENVVHGHILAAENLQKGSPLCGKAFHITNDEPIPFWAFMSRILTGLNYDPPKYHIPYWLAYYLALFLSLVLWLLSPLVTIKATFTPMRVALAGTFHYYSCERAKRDMGYKPVVSLDEAITRTVQSYPHLRRAKA; this comes from the exons GCTTTGCTCCCGGCTTTACAAGGTGTGTCAGTGGCATTTCATTGTGCATCGCCAGCACCTTCAAGTGACAACAGGGAACTCTTTTATAAGGTGAATTTTATGGGAACCAAAGCAGTCATTGAAGCCTGCAAAGAAGCTGGAGTGCAG AAACTGGTGTTAACTAGCAGTGCCAGTGTCGTTTTTGAGGGCACAGACATAAAAAATGGATCAGAAGACCTCCCTTATGCAAAAAAACCTATCGACTATTACACAGAGACGAAGATCCTACAGGAAAAG GAAGTGCTCAGCGCCAATGACCCAGGCAACAATTTCTTCACTACTGCTATTCGTCCCCATGGAATATTTGGTCCTAGAGACCCTCAGCTGGTTCCCATCCTCATCCAAGCAGCTAAGAGTGGCAAAATGAAGTTCGTAATTGG GGATGGAAAGAACTTGGTAGATTTCACCTACGTGGAAAACGTGGTCCACGGACACATCCTGGCTGCAGAAAATCTTCAGAAAGGCTCTCCCCTGTGTGGGAAG GCATTTCACATCACAAATGATGAACCAATTCCTTTTTGGGCTTTCATGTCCCGTATCTTGACTGGCTTGAACTACGATCCTCCCAAGTACCACATTCCCTATTGGCTGGCATATTACCTGGCCCTCTTCCTCTCTCTAGTGCTGTGGCTGCTAAGTCCGCTGGTCACCATCAAGGCCACTTTTACCCCTATGCGGGTAGCATTAGCTGGAACATTTCACTACTATAGCTGTGAACGAGCCAAAAGAGACATGGGCTACAAACCAGTGGTGAGCTTGGATGAAGCAATAACCAGGACTGTGCAGAGCTACCCCCACCTCCGCCGGGCTAAGGCCTGA